The following coding sequences are from one Veillonella rodentium window:
- a CDS encoding RluA family pseudouridine synthase, with translation MKAATIIDLIVDSNVHTQSINHVIKQQHISQRMRRRLRNNGIITVNGKFATWNTLIHGGDHLVMKLTPEQEFSLSPMSLDIIYEDEYILVINKAAGILMHPTSIVRDHTLANGVLHYYQETNQHYDFHPVHRLDKDTSGIVIIAKTSVVQHAFDKKYTHFYKSYDAIIEGHLPAVPISINWPIGRKPGSIIERCCTVQGKPARTDITIISKNTSKISSGKINSDDVITMNNNSNVCLTDSSLTSYNQFTHVRCLLHTGRTHQIRVHLSQLGYPLAGDDLYGGHLESIQRQALHAARVSFYHPVTNEWLELHAEIPEDMKVLLSD, from the coding sequence ATGAAAGCAGCAACGATAATCGACTTGATTGTAGACTCTAATGTACACACACAATCTATAAATCATGTTATAAAACAACAGCATATTTCCCAGCGCATGAGACGCCGTTTACGAAATAATGGCATCATAACAGTTAATGGTAAATTTGCTACCTGGAATACGCTCATTCACGGTGGCGATCATCTCGTTATGAAGTTAACTCCAGAGCAAGAGTTTAGCCTAAGCCCTATGAGTTTAGATATCATATATGAGGACGAATATATTTTAGTCATTAATAAGGCGGCTGGTATTCTTATGCACCCTACTTCTATCGTCCGAGATCATACGCTGGCAAATGGTGTACTTCATTACTACCAAGAAACAAATCAGCATTATGATTTCCATCCTGTACACCGATTAGATAAGGATACCTCAGGTATTGTCATCATTGCTAAAACATCGGTGGTCCAACATGCTTTTGATAAAAAATACACCCATTTTTACAAAAGCTACGACGCCATTATAGAAGGACATCTCCCTGCTGTGCCTATAAGCATTAACTGGCCTATAGGTCGTAAACCAGGCAGTATCATTGAGCGCTGTTGTACAGTCCAAGGAAAGCCAGCTCGCACGGATATAACTATTATTAGTAAAAATACAAGCAAAATCAGTAGTGGTAAGATTAATTCTGATGATGTGATTACGATGAATAATAATAGTAATGTATGTTTAACTGACAGCTCGCTTACATCTTATAATCAGTTTACCCATGTACGGTGCTTATTGCACACAGGACGCACCCATCAGATTCGAGTTCATTTATCTCAACTAGGGTATCCACTAGCTGGTGATGACTTATACGGTGGTCATCTAGAATCTATCCAACGCCAAGCACTGCATGCAGCGCGCGTAAGCTTTTACCATCCCGTAACAAATGAATGGCTCGAACTGCATGCAGAAATACCGGAGGATATGAAAGTATTGCTAAGCGATTGA
- the fba gene encoding class II fructose-1,6-bisphosphate aldolase: MPLVTTTEMFKKAYEGGYAVGAFNVNNMEIVQGIVDAAKEEQSPLILQVSAGARKYAKHIYLVKLVEAALEDSNLPIALHLDHGDSFEICKDCVDGGFTSVMIDASHYDFDENVKITKQVVEYAHAHGVVVEAELGRLAGVEDDVNVSDADARFTDPEQAAEFVHLTGVDSLAIAIGTSHGAYKFKGDPYLDFDRLKKVGELLPNFPIVLHGASSVLPEFVAKCNEFGGNIPGAQGVPEEMLRKAAQMAVCKINIDTDLRLAMTASVREYLAQNPSEFDPRKYLGPARDAIKGMVAHKIKNVLGSSNKL; the protein is encoded by the coding sequence ATGCCATTAGTTACTACTACAGAAATGTTCAAAAAAGCCTATGAAGGCGGCTATGCTGTTGGCGCTTTCAATGTAAACAACATGGAAATCGTACAAGGTATCGTAGATGCAGCGAAAGAGGAACAATCTCCTCTTATCTTGCAAGTATCTGCAGGTGCTCGTAAATATGCTAAACATATTTACCTTGTTAAACTCGTAGAAGCAGCTCTTGAAGACAGCAACTTACCGATCGCTCTTCACCTTGATCACGGCGATTCCTTTGAAATCTGTAAAGACTGTGTAGATGGTGGTTTCACATCCGTTATGATCGACGCATCTCACTATGATTTCGATGAAAACGTAAAAATCACTAAACAAGTTGTTGAATATGCTCACGCTCATGGCGTTGTAGTAGAAGCAGAATTAGGCCGTTTGGCTGGTGTTGAAGATGATGTAAACGTATCCGATGCAGATGCTCGCTTTACAGACCCAGAACAAGCTGCTGAATTCGTACACCTAACTGGCGTAGACTCCTTAGCAATCGCTATTGGTACTAGCCATGGTGCTTACAAATTCAAAGGAGACCCTTACCTTGATTTCGATCGTTTGAAAAAAGTGGGCGAATTATTGCCTAACTTCCCAATCGTATTGCATGGGGCATCCTCCGTATTGCCTGAATTCGTAGCAAAATGTAATGAATTTGGTGGCAACATCCCTGGTGCACAAGGCGTACCTGAAGAAATGCTTCGCAAAGCAGCTCAAATGGCGGTTTGCAAAATCAATATTGATACAGACCTTCGCCTTGCTATGACTGCATCTGTACGTGAATACTTGGCTCAAAACCCATCTGAGTTTGACCCACGTAAATATTTAGGACCTGCTCGTGATGCTATTAAAGGCATGGTAGCTCACAAAATTAAAAATGTATTAGGTTCTTCTAACAAACTATAA